The DNA sequence AACAGCAACTTTTAATCCGGAAAAGAAGCTGGGCAGTGAGGCAGGAACTTGTAATTTGAAAAAGATGTCTCGCCGATTAGCTCCCATTGTATGCATCAGTTCTGTCAATTCTCTACTTGTTGCACGAATCCCATCAAATGAAGAAATGACAATTGGGAAAAAGGTGATCAGCACAGTCACAAGTACTCTGCTCCAGATTGTATAGCCGAACCAAAGCACAAAGACTGGGGCAATGGCTATAATTGGTATCGTCTGGGTTGCGACCAAAACAGGATAAAGTGCCTGCTCTATCATTTGGCTTACTGTCATTAGAATCGCTAATAGAATACCAAGTACAATCGAAATCATAAGGCCGATGAAAACGACAAGCATTGTAGCCGGCAAATGTTCCAGGAGCAGCACATCTTTTAGCTCCCAAATCTTATTGACTATGCCTGTCGGTGTTGGCAAAATGAATTGCATGTCAATCGAACGGGCAACGATTTCCCAGATGATCAGGAGGATGATAATAAATATTACCGGTGCAATCCGTCTCATTTTAGAGCCTGCTTTCTGAACCGTTCAATGAGCGATTCTTTCAAATGCAGAACAGCCGGTAGATCTTCATCTTTGCGCCTTCGCGGCCGATCGAGCGGTACCTCAATCTCTGTAAGCATTTTAGCCGGCGTCTCTTCCAGCACAAGAATCCGGTCTGATAGAAATACTGCTTCACTTATATCATGAGTGATGAACAAAACAGTCTTCTTATCACGCTCCCAGCGCTCCAAAAGCCATTCCTGCATGAAAAGTTTTGTAAGTGCATCAAGAGCGGAAAAAGGCTCATCAAGCAACAGTAATTCAGACCCAGCAAGCGTTGCTCTTAAAAAGGATACACGCTGACGCATACCACCAGAAAGTTCACCCGGATATTTCTTCGCATAGCCGTCAAGTCCAAATGCATCAAGCATTTCTGTAATTTCATCGCTATGAATTTCTGTTCTATTCAACTCCAGGGGCAGCCTTACATTCTCATATACTGTCCGCCATGGCATAAGGAGGTCCCGTTGTGGCATATAACCTACTTTTCCATGCCGATTCTCCCTCATTTCTCCGTTTAGTTGGATTACACCGGAATCCACCTTTTCCAAACCTGTAATTAATCTGAAAATAGTTGACTTGCCCGAACCACTCGCACCAATCAGACTTACGAACTCACCCTTTTTAATCGATAGATCAACCCCTTTCAATATCTCTTTATTTCCATAACTGAAACTGACATTTTCAAACTCTAAAGCCTTTTCACTCATTTCCTTTCACACCCTTTCTTCAAGTGATCAATCCGTCTAACATAAAAAAGCACCGCTTCCAGTAATACGGGAAGCGGTGCTTTTTAGACACACATACAGAATATACACTGCTGGTCATGACCATGCAGAGATCTTCTTCACCGCTTCCTTACGCTAGTTCGAACTAGATCAAGTTCAAGGGTCAAGGCCACGCCTCTCTCAGCTCGCAATTGAGCACCCCTAGTGGTGATAAAATTATTGAATTTTCAGCATACTTAATGACAGTATGTCATGATTTAAGAAATAAAGCAAGTCAACTTCAGCAAGTAAAAAAGCCCCGGAGTATGTCCGGAGCTTACAAAAATTAGAATTTGCTGTTGAATACTTTAACAGCAGCATCGATATCTGCTTCGAAGCCCATTTCCTTCAAAGTTTCACCAATGAGGCGGATTGCTTCAGCAAGCATTTCTTTTGTTGTATTACCCATATGCCCGATACGGAAAGCCTTGCCGCTCAAATGTGCAAGTGCACCGGAAACGACAACTTTCTTGTCAGCAAGCTTCTGACGGAATTCTGCATCATTGACACCTTCAGGATAAAGTGCGCAAGTAAGCGTATCAGCAGCAGCACCTTCAACTGCTAGTGCCTTCATGCCGTATACCGCAAGTGCAGCTTGTACACCTTCACGGAATTGACGATGACGACGGTAACGCTGCTCAAGTCCTTCTTCAAGAACAAGACGCATGCCTTCGTTATAAGCATAGACAAGGTTTACTGCAGGTGTTGCGAAATATTTAGTAGGGTCATGCATGATCGGAATCCAGCGTTTGATATCAATGTAATAACCAGGAACGCGTTCCATTGCATCACGAGCTGCTAGAGCTGTTTTGCTGAATGATACAATCGCAAGACCTGGTGGTACACCGATAGCCTTCTGGGATCCTGTAAGAACTACATCAAGTGTCCATTCAGGGTTGTTGCAATATGCTTTGCCCATGTCTTCTTCCATTGCCGCAGTCGCGCAAACGCCATCAACGATTGCAAGCGCGCCATGCTGCTTGATCATAGGAACAAGAACATCAAGATCAGCTGCAACACCAGTAGATGTATCAGCGTGAGTTACAGTAACAGCTCTGTACGTGTTGTTTGCAAGACGTGCTGCAACCATGTTCGGGTCAACCTGATGGCCCCATTCTGCTTCAACAACGTCAAAAGGAATGCCATAAGCTGCGGCAACATCCTTGAATCTGTCACCGAAGAAGCCTTGGCTGATGATTAGAATTCTCTCACCAGGCTTGACTGTATTCGCAAGTGCCATTTCCATCCCTAGTGTTCCGGAAGCAGCAAAGACGATTACTTCGCCCTCTGTGTTATTGAACATTTCACGTGTTTTCGCAACTGAATCTTTGTAGATTTTTGCGAAACGCGGATCTGTATGGCTCCATGTTTCCTGAGACATTGCATCGTAGATAGAGTCGACAACAGGCGTTGGGCCTGGGATCAACAGCATTTCTTCATTACGCATGAACTTTTCCCCTCCTGAAAGGTATTATGTAATTTGTTCAAATTAACTATACTACATTTTAACTCTTTTTCCCCCTGATTCGCAATTTTCGAATTCTTAATCTTTTTCTATAGTCATATTGATTTATTTTAACGTTTTATGCATTCAGTTTGACAAAAAAATGACAAATTTCAACAAAACATCTTGATTTTATATGTAATTGGACGGATACTAATATAGGTTATATATACCATTTATCAAAAAATAAGGAGGTCTATACTAACATGCGCCAGAGAAATACTTTTCAGCGCAATCTCGTTTTCATGCTGGGCATATCGATTTCTGTGCTAGTCATCCTGATCATGCTGTTCAATTACTGGAACGCTCGCAAGGATCTTGTCCAGAAGAATGAAGAGACCGAACAGCTGGTAGAGGAGAATATACTCAATGCCATTAACAGTTCGGATGCTGCTTATAGCATTATTGAAAAGTCGCTTGGCGAGAAGATGGAACAATACACGAAGGTCCTTATAAACAAATACAAAAAGAACCCGAATATCGATTCATGGAATCTTGCTGATTATAAGAAGCAATTCGATGGGTTTGATATTTTCGTCTTGAATAAGGATCTTGTCATTACCCACTCATCCCGCAAAGCTGACCTTGGTCTCGACTTTAAGGAATTCGGGATTACCGATTTGCTCATGGGCCGTTTGAACAGCGGCAAATTCGAAACAGATCGAATGGAAATCTCCGAAGCGACAAAGCAAGCGAATAAATTCAGCTATATGGCGACACCTGATAAGAAGTATTTAATTGAATTAGGTGCCACATCTGAACAATTCGACAGTCTCATTAAAGATCTGGACATGACACAACTTGCTTCCAATCTGGAAAAGGCACATGATTACGTGGACAATATCGACATTTATACAGTCCAAGCTGATAAAATGCCAGAACAGTCAATCACAGATCAGAACAATAAAGGTGAATCCATCAAGATTAGCAAAAAGTCAGCCAAGATTGGTGCCGAGGCAATCAAGAGTGGAAATTCGATCGAAAAAGAAGCAAAAGAAAATGGAAAAGAATTTAAATACCATTACATACCTGCTTTGAAAAAGGATGAAAACGGCGACACACTTTATAAACAATCACGCCTGCTTGTTATCAAGTATGATGAGTCCTATTTCAAAGGCCTTCTTATGAAGAAAAACATTTATTCCATTATTATCGTCATCGTTTCAGTCATTTTATCAATTGTATTATCCATTATAATTAGCCGCAGAATCTCCAAGCCAGTTGAGGCATTTGGTGAAGTAATTGATCGGACTTCGAGACTTGAATTTACGGATAATGAACATTTAACACAACTCAAGGAACGTAATGACGATTTTGGCAATCTTGCTGAGAAGTATGATCATATGCTTTCAGAAGTCCGTTCCGCTTTTTCAAAGGTCGTTCATTCCGCAGACCAATTGGCAGCCATGTCTGAACAATTCCAGGCAAGTGCTGAAGAAACAAGACAAGCAGCAGGTCAGATTTCGGGATCCATTCAGGATGTATCCAATGAAACTGAGAAACAATCAAGGCTTGTTAACAATGCGATTGAAGATATTCATCAGATTACAAATGAAGTCAAACATGTTAGTGATAATATCCAGAAAGTAAACAATCTAGTTGGCCATACAGTAGAAATTTCGAATAGCGGATCAGAAGCTATCGCCCATTCCGCGGAAAATATGGTCAAAATAGACACCCATACAAAGGGCTCAAAAAATATCGTTATCCAGCTGAATGATAAATCAACTCAAATCGAAACGATTTCTTCATTTATTACGTCAATTGCCGAGCAGACGAACTTGCTTGCTCTAAACGCAGCAATCGAATCTGCAAGAGCTGGTGAATCCGGTAAAGGTTTTGCTGTTGTTGCTGATGAAGTACGCAAACTTGCAATCGAATCGAGCACAGCTGCCAAGCAGATCAATGACCTTATTGCTGAAATCAAAAATGAGATTTCCAAGGCTATGGACAGTATGAACGATGGCTATGAAGCTGTTCAAGAAGGCAATACATTGACGAATGAAGCGGGCACTGCATTTAATGGCATTCTTGAAGCGGTTGAACAAGTTTCTGAAGAATCCCGCCACACGGCAGAGATTTCTTTAGAGGTTGAACAAATCACGTCCGGACTTCTCGGTTCCATCCAAGAAGTTGCCGACTTGTATGACAAACTGACTGCTAATGCACAGGAAGTTGCCGCGACAACAGAAGAACAAACTGCTGTTGTTGAAGACATGACAGACGGAGCAAGCAACCTTTCAAAAATTGCCGACGAATTGATCAAAGAAGTCGACAAATTCAAGATGGATTAATCATCTATCAAACAATCTAAAACAATCTAAGAAAGAGGTATCAACGTATGCAGAGAAATACAAACTACTATATTCGATTAACGAAAACATTAATGACCGGTTTCTTCGGCCTTTACGTTCTTCTCGTTGCTTTTGGAAACGTAACAGACTACAATTCAAACTTTGAATTCGTAAAACATGTCCTTAGCATGGATACAACTTTTGACGGCAATAGCCTCATGTACCGTGCACTCGGTGCAACATGGGTACACCATACAGGTTACATCCTTATTATTATTGTTGAGTGGATTATCGCTATTTCC is a window from the Aciduricibacillus chroicocephali genome containing:
- a CDS encoding methyl-accepting chemotaxis protein, whose translation is MRQRNTFQRNLVFMLGISISVLVILIMLFNYWNARKDLVQKNEETEQLVEENILNAINSSDAAYSIIEKSLGEKMEQYTKVLINKYKKNPNIDSWNLADYKKQFDGFDIFVLNKDLVITHSSRKADLGLDFKEFGITDLLMGRLNSGKFETDRMEISEATKQANKFSYMATPDKKYLIELGATSEQFDSLIKDLDMTQLASNLEKAHDYVDNIDIYTVQADKMPEQSITDQNNKGESIKISKKSAKIGAEAIKSGNSIEKEAKENGKEFKYHYIPALKKDENGDTLYKQSRLLVIKYDESYFKGLLMKKNIYSIIIVIVSVILSIVLSIIISRRISKPVEAFGEVIDRTSRLEFTDNEHLTQLKERNDDFGNLAEKYDHMLSEVRSAFSKVVHSADQLAAMSEQFQASAEETRQAAGQISGSIQDVSNETEKQSRLVNNAIEDIHQITNEVKHVSDNIQKVNNLVGHTVEISNSGSEAIAHSAENMVKIDTHTKGSKNIVIQLNDKSTQIETISSFITSIAEQTNLLALNAAIESARAGESGKGFAVVADEVRKLAIESSTAAKQINDLIAEIKNEISKAMDSMNDGYEAVQEGNTLTNEAGTAFNGILEAVEQVSEESRHTAEISLEVEQITSGLLGSIQEVADLYDKLTANAQEVAATTEEQTAVVEDMTDGASNLSKIADELIKEVDKFKMD
- a CDS encoding DUF2165 family protein gives rise to the protein MQRNTNYYIRLTKTLMTGFFGLYVLLVAFGNVTDYNSNFEFVKHVLSMDTTFDGNSLMYRALGATWVHHTGYILIIIVEWIIAISCLVGAWKMGKYMKADAASFHAAKKWGFIGLLLGITVWFLGFQVIGGEWFAMWQSEIWNGLDSAFRLTTYISACIIVLMIKED
- a CDS encoding pyridoxal-phosphate-dependent aminotransferase family protein: MRNEEMLLIPGPTPVVDSIYDAMSQETWSHTDPRFAKIYKDSVAKTREMFNNTEGEVIVFAASGTLGMEMALANTVKPGERILIISQGFFGDRFKDVAAAYGIPFDVVEAEWGHQVDPNMVAARLANNTYRAVTVTHADTSTGVAADLDVLVPMIKQHGALAIVDGVCATAAMEEDMGKAYCNNPEWTLDVVLTGSQKAIGVPPGLAIVSFSKTALAARDAMERVPGYYIDIKRWIPIMHDPTKYFATPAVNLVYAYNEGMRLVLEEGLEQRYRRHRQFREGVQAALAVYGMKALAVEGAAADTLTCALYPEGVNDAEFRQKLADKKVVVSGALAHLSGKAFRIGHMGNTTKEMLAEAIRLIGETLKEMGFEADIDAAVKVFNSKF
- a CDS encoding ABC transporter permease, whose translation is MRRIAPVIFIIILLIIWEIVARSIDMQFILPTPTGIVNKIWELKDVLLLEHLPATMLVVFIGLMISIVLGILLAILMTVSQMIEQALYPVLVATQTIPIIAIAPVFVLWFGYTIWSRVLVTVLITFFPIVISSFDGIRATSRELTELMHTMGANRRDIFFKLQVPASLPSFFSGLKVAVPMAVIGAAIGEWLGAQEGLGYFSRRMMTQFDGAGVFAPIIVLSLAGLLLFAIVLVLESYILKWRKYE
- a CDS encoding ABC transporter ATP-binding protein — its product is MSEKALEFENVSFSYGNKEILKGVDLSIKKGEFVSLIGASGSGKSTIFRLITGLEKVDSGVIQLNGEMRENRHGKVGYMPQRDLLMPWRTVYENVRLPLELNRTEIHSDEITEMLDAFGLDGYAKKYPGELSGGMRQRVSFLRATLAGSELLLLDEPFSALDALTKLFMQEWLLERWERDKKTVLFITHDISEAVFLSDRILVLEETPAKMLTEIEVPLDRPRRRKDEDLPAVLHLKESLIERFRKQALK